One segment of Nostoc piscinale CENA21 DNA contains the following:
- a CDS encoding DUF1308 domain-containing protein: protein MINLDTNTAVAFIAEGSPVRYELRRFVNNQQMIMTRTAFDEFINIVQYSAGSLEQTRVNRFLQRVIVVPDNPSSAAQKLKPTRSLDPNDIIILGTGDQMGIVTMTADAKAVRAASAQGVDFNIYLHLPYSLTGS from the coding sequence GTGATTAATTTAGATACTAATACCGCAGTTGCGTTTATTGCTGAAGGTTCTCCTGTTCGCTACGAACTGCGGAGGTTCGTCAATAATCAACAGATGATAATGACACGAACTGCATTTGATGAATTCATCAATATTGTCCAATACTCAGCAGGTAGTCTGGAACAGACAAGAGTAAATCGTTTTTTGCAAAGAGTTATTGTTGTTCCAGATAATCCTTCTTCAGCAGCACAAAAATTAAAACCAACCCGAAGCTTAGACCCCAACGATATAATCATTCTAGGGACAGGCGACCAAATGGGTATTGTAACGATGACAGCTGATGCTAAAGCTGTGCGTGCAGCCAGCGCCCAAGGAGTTGATTTTAATATTTATCTTCATCTCCCCTATTCATTGACAGGTAGCTAA
- the rplT gene encoding 50S ribosomal protein L20 — protein MTRVKRGNVARKRRNKILKLAKGFRGSHSTLFRTANQQVMKALRSAYRDRKKRKRDFRRLWITRINAAARQHGLSYSQLIGNLKKADIQLNRKMLAQLAVLDPTSFGKIAELASQTK, from the coding sequence ATGACACGGGTAAAACGCGGTAACGTAGCTCGTAAACGCCGCAATAAAATTCTCAAATTAGCTAAAGGTTTTCGCGGTTCACACTCAACTCTGTTTAGAACTGCTAACCAGCAAGTAATGAAGGCACTACGCAGTGCCTACCGCGATCGCAAAAAACGCAAGCGTGATTTCCGCCGTCTGTGGATCACCCGGATTAATGCGGCTGCTAGACAGCATGGTTTAAGCTACAGTCAGTTGATTGGCAACTTGAAGAAAGCTGATATCCAACTCAACCGCAAGATGTTGGCACAGTTAGCAGTCTTAGATCCCACCAGCTTCGGCAAAATTGCTGAATTGGCCAGCCAAACGAAATAA
- a CDS encoding peptidylprolyl isomerase: MRLKVTKFLVTFLMVAALMLGGCSTQQVSSSTSSPAGTATETSNTTTTEATPVPETTSESIPGMSNLPRLEGKATVVMTVKGSPITIEVDGTNAPITAGNFVDLVQKGVYDGLAFHRVVREPQPFVVQGGDPQGKDPKFPAGRLGTGGYIDPKTGSERYIPLEIKPKGADQPIYSKTFEMAGVTTSPELTHKQGAIAMARSQMPDSASSQFYFALADLGFLDGNYAVFGYVTQGFDVVNKIQQGDRIDSAKVTQGAENLKVPQ, from the coding sequence ATGCGGTTAAAAGTTACAAAATTTTTAGTTACGTTTTTGATGGTCGCTGCTTTAATGTTGGGAGGATGTTCTACACAGCAAGTTAGCTCTAGCACCTCTTCTCCAGCAGGAACAGCTACCGAAACTAGTAATACAACAACTACTGAAGCAACGCCTGTACCTGAAACAACAAGTGAGAGTATCCCCGGAATGAGTAATTTACCAAGACTTGAAGGTAAAGCTACTGTAGTGATGACGGTGAAAGGTTCACCCATTACTATCGAAGTAGATGGTACAAATGCGCCGATTACAGCAGGTAACTTTGTCGATTTAGTCCAAAAAGGTGTTTATGATGGTTTGGCATTCCATCGAGTAGTGCGCGAACCACAACCGTTCGTTGTTCAAGGCGGCGATCCTCAAGGCAAAGACCCGAAATTTCCAGCAGGTAGACTGGGGACAGGCGGTTATATTGACCCCAAAACTGGCAGTGAACGCTATATACCTTTAGAAATTAAACCCAAAGGTGCAGATCAACCAATCTACAGTAAAACCTTTGAAATGGCGGGTGTGACTACATCACCAGAATTAACCCATAAACAAGGTGCGATCGCAATGGCACGCTCCCAAATGCCAGATTCAGCTTCTTCACAGTTTTATTTTGCCTTGGCTGATTTGGGCTTCTTGGATGGTAACTATGCCGTATTTGGCTATGTCACCCAAGGCTTTGATGTCGTCAACAAAATTCAACAAGGCGATCGCATTGATTCCGCGAAAGTTACCCAAGGTGCAGAAAACCTGAAAGTTCCTCAATGA
- a CDS encoding photosystem I assembly protein Ycf4: MTVSTTINQGDSNGDRASSGVLHQKVLGSRRLSNYWWATVVTLGATGFLLAGISSYLKVNLLLVTDPTQLVFVPQGLVMGLYGAAGVLLALYLWLMILLDVGGGYNEFNHETDTVKIFRWGFPGKNRRIEISARIRDVQSVRLDIKEGLNPKRAVYLRIKGRRDVPLTRVGQPLSLTEIETKGAELARFLQVPLEGL, encoded by the coding sequence ATGACCGTATCAACAACAATTAACCAAGGCGATTCTAATGGCGATCGCGCTTCTTCCGGCGTGTTACATCAAAAAGTTCTCGGTTCTCGTCGGTTGAGTAACTACTGGTGGGCAACTGTTGTAACTTTAGGAGCCACAGGCTTTTTGTTAGCTGGTATATCAAGTTATTTGAAAGTCAATTTGCTATTAGTCACCGATCCGACTCAATTAGTGTTCGTACCCCAAGGTTTAGTTATGGGTTTGTATGGCGCTGCTGGTGTACTGTTAGCTTTGTACCTGTGGCTGATGATTTTATTGGATGTGGGCGGTGGTTACAACGAGTTTAACCACGAAACTGACACTGTTAAAATCTTTCGCTGGGGGTTCCCTGGCAAAAACCGCCGCATTGAAATTTCTGCTCGCATTCGTGATGTCCAATCTGTACGATTAGACATTAAAGAAGGTTTAAATCCCAAGCGTGCAGTTTACTTAAGAATTAAGGGACGGCGCGATGTTCCTTTAACGAGAGTCGGTCAACCCCTGTCTTTGACAGAAATAGAAACCAAAGGCGCAGAATTAGCCCGCTTTTTGCAAGTCCCGTTGGAAGGACTTTAA
- a CDS encoding transporter substrate-binding domain-containing protein, giving the protein MKVETYPQNQSRGLHKVGSLLRKLIKQQVCFSSFILYPLSLNRLYLGLFTGILVIFCCLLLVTGLPASAAEMPEIQRRGYFKIAVKDNLPPLGFRDANGNLQGLEIDLAQRLAADLLGKAEAVKLQPVANRNRLSVVLKHQVDFAIARVTATESRSRLVSFSVPYYLDGTYLITKDTSVKEIQDLANRKIAVLNNSDAIAQVRYYLPKAELVGVQSYQEGQEKLENNTATAFAADASVLSGWIKQSPQYRLLPTKLSTAPLSVVMPKGVQYDELRRNVNEAIARYTVQGWLKQRAQYWGLP; this is encoded by the coding sequence ATGAAGGTTGAAACTTACCCCCAAAATCAATCAAGGGGTTTGCACAAAGTTGGCTCGTTGCTGAGAAAATTAATCAAGCAACAAGTCTGTTTTTCATCCTTTATCCTTTATCCTTTATCCTTGAATCGGTTATATCTGGGGTTATTTACCGGAATTTTGGTGATTTTCTGTTGTTTATTGTTAGTCACAGGATTACCTGCATCTGCCGCAGAAATGCCAGAAATTCAGCGGCGGGGCTATTTTAAAATAGCTGTTAAAGATAATTTGCCTCCCTTGGGATTTAGGGACGCTAACGGCAATCTTCAAGGCTTAGAAATTGATTTAGCGCAACGTTTAGCCGCAGATTTGCTAGGAAAAGCCGAGGCGGTGAAATTGCAGCCTGTAGCAAATCGCAATCGCTTATCTGTAGTCTTAAAGCATCAAGTTGATTTCGCTATTGCCAGAGTTACGGCTACTGAGTCACGTTCACGGTTAGTCAGTTTCAGTGTGCCTTATTACTTGGATGGCACGTACTTGATTACTAAAGATACTTCTGTAAAGGAAATTCAGGATTTAGCTAACCGTAAAATAGCTGTCCTCAACAACTCCGATGCAATCGCTCAAGTACGTTATTATCTCCCCAAGGCTGAGTTAGTGGGAGTGCAATCTTACCAAGAAGGGCAAGAAAAGTTAGAAAACAATACAGCTACAGCCTTCGCCGCCGATGCAAGTGTTCTGAGTGGTTGGATAAAACAATCTCCCCAATATCGCCTGCTACCAACCAAACTATCGACAGCACCTTTATCTGTGGTGATGCCCAAGGGTGTACAATATGACGAACTACGACGAAATGTGAATGAAGCGATCGCTCGTTATACAGTCCAAGGTTGGTTAAAGCAACGCGCCCAATATTGGGGATTACCATAA
- a CDS encoding tetratricopeptide repeat protein — protein sequence MDNNLAVVYLSIVVAILTFAVVSVFRQILKTRRLESAFSKLRKKLEKEKGTTQEYYELACIYSEKKLYIQAIALFQKALKAAEEEGEEAVAPIYNGLGYAYFAQEQYDLAIRQYKEALKIKPDYVVALNNIGHAYERKKLNTQALQSYEEALKLAPNNATAKRRAESLRRLVSA from the coding sequence ATGGATAATAATCTAGCTGTTGTTTACCTCTCGATTGTGGTGGCAATTCTGACATTCGCGGTTGTGAGTGTTTTTCGGCAAATTCTCAAAACTCGCAGGTTGGAAAGTGCATTTTCCAAACTGCGAAAAAAATTGGAGAAAGAAAAAGGTACAACTCAGGAATATTACGAGTTAGCCTGTATCTATTCTGAGAAAAAATTGTACATTCAGGCGATCGCGCTATTTCAAAAAGCTCTCAAAGCAGCTGAAGAAGAAGGCGAAGAAGCAGTTGCTCCTATTTACAATGGGCTGGGTTACGCTTACTTTGCTCAAGAACAATATGACTTAGCAATTCGCCAATACAAAGAAGCTTTGAAAATTAAACCCGATTATGTGGTGGCATTAAATAACATCGGTCACGCCTATGAGCGCAAAAAATTAAATACTCAGGCGTTACAAAGTTACGAAGAAGCTCTCAAATTAGCTCCTAATAATGCTACTGCTAAACGTCGTGCTGAATCTTTACGCCGTTTGGTTTCTGCTTAA
- a CDS encoding DUF3854 domain-containing protein, translating to MYLHYLETKHLEELVKGSSIDLHLAQLNFKSLQGAIAYEYLLISELLPRTNTGMVKSGWLQRYSHITAGGWWCGGLDPLNNWQAMEWGCFKPNQPRIKDNGKPIKYEHPPSTPTRVFCLRVTLEIWQETAQRYNLTLPANISVDANGEAVGFWEWVMEQNIPVIICEGAKKAAALLSQGYAAIAVPGITSGYRVVKDGFGKVTRRQLIPDLALFATAKRHIYICFDFETQPKTIAAVNNAIAQLGCLFQEKKLLSQSNRTSRARKRR from the coding sequence ATGTATCTACACTATCTAGAAACCAAACACCTTGAAGAATTAGTCAAGGGCAGTAGTATAGATTTACACCTAGCGCAATTAAATTTTAAGTCTCTCCAAGGTGCGATCGCCTACGAATATCTGTTAATTTCAGAATTACTACCCCGCACTAACACTGGCATGGTAAAAAGCGGCTGGTTGCAGCGTTACAGTCATATAACTGCTGGCGGTTGGTGGTGTGGGGGACTAGATCCGCTAAATAATTGGCAAGCAATGGAATGGGGATGCTTTAAGCCAAATCAACCCCGGATCAAGGATAATGGCAAACCCATCAAATACGAACATCCTCCCAGCACACCCACCAGGGTATTTTGTTTGCGGGTGACGCTGGAAATCTGGCAAGAAACTGCACAGCGTTACAATCTCACCTTACCTGCAAATATCAGCGTTGATGCTAACGGCGAAGCGGTGGGTTTTTGGGAATGGGTGATGGAACAGAACATACCCGTGATTATTTGCGAAGGTGCAAAAAAGGCGGCTGCATTGTTATCACAGGGGTATGCGGCGATCGCAGTTCCGGGAATCACTAGCGGTTATCGAGTCGTCAAAGATGGATTTGGTAAAGTCACCCGTCGTCAACTAATTCCTGACTTAGCGTTGTTTGCGACTGCAAAACGCCACATATATATATGTTTTGATTTTGAAACTCAACCTAAGACTATAGCAGCAGTGAATAATGCGATCGCTCAACTTGGCTGCTTATTCCAAGAAAAAAAATTGCTTAGTCAAAGTAATCGAACTTCCAGGGCCAGAAAAAGGCGTTGA
- the rpmI gene encoding 50S ribosomal protein L35: MPKLKTRKAAAKRFRATGSGKIVRRKAFKNHLLEHKTTNKKRKFSKMAIVNERDEENVRLMLPYL, encoded by the coding sequence ATGCCTAAACTAAAAACCCGTAAAGCAGCAGCAAAACGATTCCGTGCTACTGGTAGCGGTAAAATCGTCCGCCGCAAAGCTTTCAAAAACCACTTGTTAGAACACAAAACCACTAACAAAAAACGTAAATTTTCCAAAATGGCTATCGTCAACGAGCGCGACGAAGAAAACGTGCGCTTGATGCTTCCTTATTTGTAA
- a CDS encoding 4a-hydroxytetrahydrobiopterin dehydratase, whose product MSQLLTEAEIRELANGLPGWTVEGNRLQVRRTFKDFVTAIEFVNKLVEPAESAGHHPDIEISYNKVKVTLTTHDAGGLTQKDFDLAEVISQIT is encoded by the coding sequence ATGTCACAACTACTGACTGAAGCAGAAATTCGAGAACTTGCCAATGGTTTGCCAGGTTGGACTGTTGAAGGTAATCGGTTACAGGTAAGACGTACATTTAAAGATTTTGTGACAGCAATTGAATTTGTGAATAAATTAGTCGAACCAGCAGAATCAGCTGGGCATCATCCAGATATAGAAATTTCCTATAACAAAGTCAAAGTGACACTCACTACACATGATGCAGGTGGATTAACCCAAAAAGACTTTGACTTAGCAGAGGTAATTTCTCAAATCACTTAA
- a CDS encoding primary-amine oxidase has product MIKRLRFSLLAVTIIICLAIFFGGIDKISAQTPISHPLTPLTEIEITTAVEVVKKAKSLSDMAIFSIVVLKEPDKKEVLNFTSNQEFQRQAFLVVYERLQNKTYEGIVNLKQQSLNSWQEIANAQPALSYTECALTSQIVKADERWQKAMQRRGIKDFDDVKVSCWATGILSKQEELTGDRLARGLSYYRGDNWNYYGSPIEGVLATVNLNAGKVVSLIDKGTVPFSKENWDYDLKSLGRLLTPPKPLKIFQPHGKTFQIKGNEISWQGWKFRYLMHPRDGLVLYLVNYQDGENLRPVLYRGSLSEMVVPYGDPDPTWSFRNAFDVGEYNFGVLANALELGKDIPSNGVLLDAIFANEQGEPVTMPRVVGIYERDNGILWKHYGYDTQRNDVRRNRELVLTITATIDNYDYSLNWIFHQDGTLEVQNELSGIVLAQGTNLETESFDNSYGRLLAKNIFGVNHQHFFNYRLDMDVDGQANSVMEMNVNSVPISDKNPIGNAIAVENTPLTTEKAAVRDVDTKHSREWMISSTDKQNTLGVGTAYMLMPTGNTIFFPTEGAEIRKRAEFATHHFWVTKYKPDELYAGGNYPNQSQPKEGLPKYIADNESLTNEDIVVWYTMGMTHVPRPEDWPVMPVHRVGFKLFPRGFFTRNPVINLPE; this is encoded by the coding sequence ATGATTAAAAGACTACGGTTTTCTTTGTTAGCCGTTACTATAATTATCTGTCTTGCTATATTTTTTGGAGGGATAGACAAAATATCTGCTCAAACGCCAATTTCCCATCCATTAACGCCGTTAACAGAAATAGAAATTACCACAGCCGTGGAGGTGGTTAAAAAAGCAAAATCGTTAAGCGATATGGCTATTTTTTCGATTGTGGTTTTAAAAGAACCAGATAAAAAGGAAGTTTTAAATTTCACATCAAATCAAGAATTTCAACGGCAAGCTTTTTTAGTAGTATACGAACGTCTACAAAACAAAACCTACGAAGGTATAGTTAACTTAAAACAGCAGTCCCTCAATTCTTGGCAAGAAATAGCTAATGCTCAACCAGCTTTAAGTTATACAGAATGTGCCTTAACATCTCAAATTGTTAAAGCTGATGAACGATGGCAAAAAGCCATGCAAAGAAGGGGAATTAAAGATTTTGATGATGTTAAAGTGAGTTGTTGGGCTACTGGAATCTTAAGTAAACAGGAAGAATTAACAGGCGATCGCTTGGCGCGTGGATTATCTTATTATCGAGGCGATAACTGGAATTATTACGGTAGTCCAATTGAAGGTGTACTAGCAACAGTTAACTTAAATGCAGGAAAAGTTGTTAGTTTGATAGATAAGGGAACAGTCCCATTCTCCAAAGAAAACTGGGACTATGATCTAAAATCTTTAGGTAGATTACTCACACCACCAAAACCGTTAAAAATTTTTCAGCCTCATGGTAAAACCTTTCAAATTAAGGGTAATGAAATTAGTTGGCAAGGTTGGAAGTTTCGCTATTTAATGCACCCGCGTGACGGTTTGGTGTTGTACTTAGTAAACTACCAAGATGGGGAAAATCTTCGACCAGTTTTATATCGTGGCAGTCTATCAGAAATGGTAGTGCCTTATGGTGATCCTGATCCTACTTGGTCATTTCGCAATGCTTTTGATGTTGGTGAATATAACTTTGGTGTGTTAGCTAATGCGCTGGAGTTGGGTAAAGATATCCCCAGCAACGGAGTTTTACTAGATGCGATATTTGCCAACGAACAAGGCGAACCTGTCACAATGCCGCGAGTTGTTGGTATTTATGAGCGTGATAATGGTATTCTCTGGAAACATTATGGATATGATACTCAGCGTAATGATGTCCGCCGCAATCGTGAATTAGTGTTAACTATAACGGCGACAATTGACAATTATGATTACAGCTTGAATTGGATTTTTCACCAAGACGGCACTTTAGAAGTACAAAATGAATTAAGCGGAATTGTTCTAGCGCAAGGGACAAATTTAGAAACAGAATCTTTTGATAATTCTTACGGACGGCTACTAGCTAAAAATATTTTTGGTGTAAACCATCAACACTTTTTTAATTACCGCCTAGATATGGATGTAGACGGACAGGCAAATTCTGTCATGGAGATGAATGTTAACTCTGTACCAATTAGTGATAAAAATCCTATAGGAAATGCGATCGCAGTAGAAAACACGCCATTAACAACAGAAAAAGCTGCCGTCCGTGATGTTGATACCAAACATAGCCGAGAATGGATGATTAGCAGCACAGATAAACAGAATACTCTCGGTGTGGGAACTGCATATATGTTAATGCCAACGGGAAACACCATATTTTTCCCAACCGAAGGTGCAGAAATTCGCAAACGAGCCGAATTTGCTACACATCACTTTTGGGTAACAAAATATAAACCAGATGAACTTTATGCAGGTGGTAATTATCCTAATCAAAGCCAACCCAAAGAAGGTTTACCAAAATATATTGCTGACAATGAATCGTTGACTAATGAAGACATCGTAGTGTGGTACACAATGGGTATGACACACGTACCCCGTCCTGAAGATTGGCCTGTAATGCCTGTTCATCGCGTTGGTTTTAAATTATTTCCACGCGGTTTCTTTACTCGCAATCCTGTGATTAATTTGCCTGAATAA
- a CDS encoding DUF6883 domain-containing protein produces the protein MATLAVVICLKSMKLTSNLVIQDEKLTKYLLVYHAESDKSGYLALAGYSLDNWEVLKSDIIKAMEVAEIAKVKQTNWGIQFEVKSEWYGPNGRLIKVITIWQQDEGSDSVRFITLKPDRSQEK, from the coding sequence TTGGCTACTCTGGCAGTAGTAATATGTTTAAAATCTATGAAACTCACGTCAAATTTAGTAATCCAAGATGAAAAGCTCACAAAATATTTACTTGTTTACCACGCTGAGAGTGATAAATCAGGATATTTAGCTTTAGCAGGCTATAGCCTAGATAACTGGGAAGTTCTGAAGAGCGATATAATAAAAGCTATGGAAGTTGCTGAAATCGCCAAAGTAAAGCAAACTAATTGGGGTATTCAGTTTGAAGTTAAAAGTGAATGGTATGGGCCAAATGGCCGATTAATCAAGGTGATCACTATTTGGCAACAAGATGAAGGAAGCGATTCAGTGAGATTTATAACACTAAAACCTGACAGGTCACAGGAGAAGTAA
- the bchB gene encoding ferredoxin:protochlorophyllide reductase (ATP-dependent) subunit B, protein MKLAYWMYAGPAHIGTLRIASSFKNVHAIMHAPLGDDYFNVMRSMLSRERDFTPVTASVVDRHVLARGSQEKVVDNITRKDAEEHPDLIVLTPTCTSSILQEDLQNFVERAQLEAKGDVMLADVNHYRVNELQAGDRTLHQIVQFYIEKARKKGELPTTKTEKPSVNIIGISTLGFHNNHDCTELKKLMGDLGIEVNAVIPEGASVHELKNLPKAWFNLVPYRELGVMTANYLQTEFGTPYVDITPMGVVETARCIRKIQQVINEQGANVDYEEYINEQTLYVSQAAWFSRSIDCQNLTGKKAVVFGDNTHAAALTKILSREMGIHVVWAGTYCKYDADWFREQVSEYCDEVLITDDHGAIGDAIARVEPSAIFGTQMERHVGKRLDIPCGVIAAPIHVQNFPIGYKPFLGYEGTNQITDLIYNSFTLGMEDHLLEIFGGHDTKEVITKGISAESDLNWTKDGLAELNKIPGFVRGKVKRNTEKFARDRGFKDISAEVLYAAKEAVGA, encoded by the coding sequence ATGAAATTGGCTTACTGGATGTATGCAGGCCCAGCCCACATTGGCACTTTGCGAATCGCTAGTTCGTTTAAAAACGTTCATGCGATTATGCACGCCCCTCTCGGAGATGATTATTTTAACGTTATGCGTTCCATGCTCTCACGGGAGCGAGACTTTACCCCAGTGACAGCCAGTGTTGTAGATCGCCACGTACTAGCACGCGGTTCTCAAGAGAAGGTGGTTGATAATATTACCCGCAAAGATGCAGAGGAACACCCCGATTTAATTGTGTTAACGCCCACTTGCACCTCTAGCATTTTGCAAGAAGACTTGCAAAATTTTGTTGAACGGGCGCAGCTAGAGGCTAAAGGCGATGTCATGTTGGCGGATGTGAACCATTATCGCGTCAATGAATTGCAAGCAGGCGATCGCACCTTACATCAAATTGTCCAATTTTATATCGAGAAAGCCCGCAAAAAAGGTGAACTACCTACAACCAAAACCGAAAAGCCATCAGTTAACATCATCGGTATTTCTACCCTGGGTTTTCACAACAACCACGACTGTACAGAACTCAAAAAACTCATGGGTGATTTGGGAATTGAGGTAAATGCAGTCATTCCCGAAGGTGCTTCTGTTCACGAGTTGAAGAATTTGCCGAAAGCTTGGTTTAACTTGGTTCCTTACCGGGAACTAGGTGTAATGACAGCTAATTACCTACAAACAGAATTCGGAACTCCTTATGTAGATATTACTCCGATGGGTGTGGTAGAAACTGCCCGTTGCATCCGCAAAATTCAACAGGTAATTAACGAACAAGGCGCAAATGTTGACTATGAAGAATATATCAACGAGCAAACCTTGTATGTTTCCCAAGCGGCTTGGTTCTCCCGTTCCATTGACTGTCAGAATTTGACTGGTAAAAAAGCTGTAGTATTCGGTGACAATACCCACGCCGCCGCCCTTACCAAAATTCTCTCACGGGAAATGGGGATTCATGTAGTTTGGGCAGGAACTTACTGCAAATATGATGCTGATTGGTTCCGCGAACAGGTAAGCGAATATTGCGACGAAGTACTGATTACTGATGATCATGGCGCAATTGGGGATGCGATCGCCCGTGTCGAACCTTCAGCCATCTTCGGTACACAAATGGAACGCCACGTCGGGAAACGCTTAGATATTCCTTGCGGTGTGATTGCTGCACCAATTCACGTACAAAATTTCCCCATCGGTTATAAACCATTCTTGGGTTACGAAGGTACAAATCAAATCACAGATTTAATCTACAATTCCTTTACTTTAGGAATGGAAGACCATTTATTAGAAATATTTGGTGGACACGATACTAAAGAAGTAATTACGAAAGGAATTTCCGCCGAATCTGATTTGAATTGGACAAAAGATGGTTTAGCGGAATTGAATAAAATACCTGGATTTGTACGCGGTAAAGTCAAGCGCAATACAGAGAAATTTGCCCGCGATCGTGGTTTCAAAGATATCAGTGCTGAGGTGCTGTACGCCGCCAAAGAAGCTGTCGGAGCTTAG
- a CDS encoding DUF3349 domain-containing protein: MQKTISPHLVSTYQLLQCAFPQGIEDRQYLPLLSILYEHLSDRSLAQVVAEYTGKNYYVVLNDVYRVGTMETFSSEVIDSIKQILMNCNYEKWLSE; encoded by the coding sequence ATGCAAAAGACGATCTCACCACATTTAGTAAGTACTTATCAGTTACTCCAGTGTGCTTTTCCGCAAGGTATCGAAGATCGCCAATATTTACCTTTACTATCCATACTGTACGAGCATCTGTCTGATCGCAGTTTGGCTCAAGTTGTCGCTGAGTACACAGGAAAAAATTACTACGTTGTCCTCAACGATGTTTATCGAGTTGGAACAATGGAGACTTTTTCATCTGAAGTTATAGATTCTATTAAGCAAATTCTGATGAATTGTAACTACGAAAAATGGCTATCTGAATAA